The following coding sequences lie in one Treponema sp. OMZ 790 genomic window:
- the der gene encoding ribosome biogenesis GTPase Der — translation MPKNKDDFFEEENINNESPEVPEFSHQKKYKNIPLIAIVGRPNVGKSTLFNRFLRKRRSITDPTPGVTRDPVEAQAIVNGLPVLLVDTGGFKLTRSGEKTEDTIDELVMEKTISTLKKADRILLLLDAGLATAEDEEFIQFLRPYFNKLVVAVNKTEGGRLMAEACNYYSYGFKSLTCISAEHGDNISDLAEVLTEGLDFSKAEEFEEDAGIRITIVGKPNTGKSTLANYLTNSSASIISNVAGTTRDIVEGEFSYKNKKFVIQDTAGIRRKAKVNENIEYYSVVRAIKSMDNADIVFHMIDVQEGLTEQDKKIIVQATNRGLGVIFVLNKWDLMEQTKQAFKDEEERIKVMFGKMDYAPVLAISANEGTGIKELLNTAVKMFEQLNKKIETSALNIALKDWLQAAPPPQGRQTAFTFKYIVQTGSRPPEFLLFSNRPDYVTESYMRYIQNKIRSDLGFEMIPILLKVKGSRKRWEERL, via the coding sequence ATGCCGAAAAATAAAGACGATTTTTTTGAAGAAGAAAATATAAACAATGAGAGTCCGGAAGTTCCTGAATTTTCTCATCAAAAAAAATATAAGAACATTCCCCTGATAGCCATTGTAGGCCGCCCTAACGTCGGAAAGTCTACATTGTTTAACCGCTTTTTACGAAAGCGCCGCTCGATCACTGATCCGACTCCCGGTGTAACCCGCGACCCTGTTGAAGCTCAGGCAATCGTAAACGGTCTTCCTGTTCTTCTTGTAGATACGGGCGGTTTTAAACTGACCAGGAGCGGGGAAAAGACAGAAGATACTATCGACGAGCTTGTTATGGAAAAAACTATTTCCACATTAAAAAAGGCCGATAGGATTTTACTTCTTCTTGATGCAGGGCTTGCAACTGCTGAGGACGAAGAGTTTATTCAATTTTTGCGCCCCTATTTTAATAAGTTGGTTGTTGCCGTAAACAAGACCGAGGGCGGAAGGCTCATGGCAGAGGCTTGTAACTATTACTCTTACGGCTTTAAGTCCTTGACCTGCATAAGTGCAGAACACGGCGACAATATTTCAGACTTGGCCGAAGTACTGACAGAAGGACTGGACTTTAGCAAGGCAGAAGAGTTTGAAGAAGATGCCGGAATAAGAATTACTATTGTGGGTAAACCCAATACGGGAAAATCGACCTTGGCAAATTATCTTACAAATTCTTCCGCCTCGATAATTTCGAATGTTGCAGGGACCACCCGCGATATTGTTGAAGGCGAATTTTCTTATAAAAATAAAAAGTTTGTGATTCAGGACACGGCAGGGATAAGGCGTAAGGCAAAGGTGAACGAGAATATAGAATATTATTCCGTAGTGCGTGCAATTAAAAGCATGGACAATGCCGACATAGTTTTTCACATGATAGATGTTCAAGAAGGCTTAACAGAACAGGATAAAAAAATTATAGTACAGGCTACAAACCGCGGGCTGGGCGTTATCTTTGTTTTAAACAAATGGGATTTGATGGAGCAAACAAAACAAGCCTTTAAGGATGAGGAAGAAAGAATAAAGGTTATGTTCGGCAAAATGGACTATGCTCCCGTGCTTGCAATTTCGGCAAATGAGGGAACGGGAATTAAGGAGCTTTTAAATACTGCCGTCAAAATGTTCGAGCAGCTGAATAAAAAAATAGAAACCTCAGCCCTTAACATTGCCTTAAAAGATTGGCTTCAGGCAGCTCCTCCTCCGCAAGGCCGTCAAACAGCTTTTACCTTTAAGTACATTGTGCAGACCGGTTCCCGCCCGCCTGAGTTTTTATTGTTTTCAAACAGGCCCGATTATGTGACGGAATCCTATATGCGCTATATTCAAAATAAAATCAGAAGCGATTTGGGTTTTGAAATGATTCCCATTTTGTTAAAAGTTAAGGGAAGCCGAAAGCGCTGGGAAGAAAGGCTTTAG
- a CDS encoding SMI1/KNR4 family protein, whose amino-acid sequence MKQKLIKRLQIFFDRHPSLRGKPADIEQITAAEQELNIKLDEDYKEFIKLFGGAYAGLTIHAFENGESIGKETIIELTRYARKLFNDIKLFPEINTSLVIADDGSGNPIAIEADGSVVLFDLDIEKKRVIACSFERLIEQNFEEW is encoded by the coding sequence ATGAAACAAAAATTGATAAAACGGCTGCAAATATTTTTCGATAGACACCCTTCACTAAGGGGAAAGCCTGCCGATATTGAGCAAATTACCGCTGCCGAACAAGAACTTAATATAAAGCTCGATGAGGACTATAAGGAATTTATAAAACTTTTCGGAGGAGCTTATGCGGGTTTGACGATACACGCTTTTGAAAATGGAGAATCCATAGGCAAAGAAACAATTATTGAATTAACCCGTTATGCCCGGAAATTATTTAATGATATAAAACTGTTCCCTGAAATAAATACAAGTCTTGTGATTGCAGATGACGGTTCGGGGAATCCGATAGCGATTGAAGCTGACGGAAGCGTTGTTTTATTTGATCTCGACATAGAAAAAAAGCGGGTTATTGCCTGTTCATTTGAGCGTCTCATTGAACAAAATTTTGAAGAGTGGTAA
- a CDS encoding transposase has translation MGRVYKNYTKEMKEQACRMVLESKMPVKIVAERFNVGLQLLYRWISLYETYGDEAFVGSGKLRSEDAKLKKLQKENEYLKLENEILKKLRAYYAEQEENRLK, from the coding sequence ATGGGAAGAGTTTACAAAAATTATACAAAGGAAATGAAAGAGCAAGCGTGCCGAATGGTGCTTGAATCAAAGATGCCGGTGAAAATTGTAGCCGAAAGATTTAATGTAGGTTTGCAGCTTCTGTATCGGTGGATAAGTCTGTATGAAACCTATGGAGATGAAGCTTTTGTCGGTTCCGGCAAGCTACGCAGTGAAGATGCAAAGCTAAAGAAACTGCAAAAAGAAAACGAGTATTTGAAACTGGAGAATGAAATCCTAAAAAAACTTCGGGCATACTATGCGGAACAAGAAGAGAACAGGTTAAAATAA
- the ptsP gene encoding phosphoenolpyruvate--protein phosphotransferase — MKKLNGLIASDGLAAGPLYCVMEQPETVIPSYSISENEIASQKSRLAGAVEKAKNELSELISSSSDGEKSENDKTGEDIISTHILMLSDTAFLDSVFSNIEKTRMNAESVLKRKLDETVAMLKSAGDEYLSARAVDIQDAFESVFVHLLKQGPRDSRFTKVPKGAIIAAKLIKPSEALLVKNAGVSGIIMEEGGVTSHISIMARAWDIPMLVGVKDCMDFARTNMPAALDADGGFVLFNPSKALIKEYEVRIEKRKAEIKELLEAQKNYTERLSITTKDGVKVSVNANIAFPEEIENKFVTVSNGIGLFRSEFLFLEDGKIPDEDTQFEAYKKVVEAMGRKPVIIRTFDVGADKMIDEQEHLREKNPLLGWRAVRYCIDRKEVFKTQIKAILRAGVFGNVFLLIPMISNIEEIIEVKKIIEECKLECNAAGKKIIEKVNVGIMVEVPSTAVAADLYAPHLDFFSIGTNDLIQYTMAADRENTKVAYLANYFEPAVLRLIKNVINAQRFIKEQEGHLVSMCGEMASHEDAAFLLLGMGLRHFSMPAGKILKMQKFMQSVNVKDAEALYEEIKTLNSAAQIKEKVQKTLEKYYAEK; from the coding sequence ATGAAAAAACTTAACGGACTCATAGCTTCCGACGGTTTAGCCGCCGGGCCCTTATATTGTGTGATGGAGCAGCCTGAAACGGTGATTCCGTCTTATTCCATATCCGAAAATGAAATCGCTTCGCAAAAATCAAGATTGGCCGGAGCCGTCGAAAAGGCAAAGAACGAGCTTTCCGAATTAATATCCTCATCTTCGGATGGGGAAAAAAGCGAAAACGACAAGACCGGCGAAGATATTATCTCTACCCACATTCTTATGCTGTCGGATACGGCCTTTTTGGATTCCGTTTTTTCCAATATCGAAAAAACAAGAATGAATGCCGAGTCCGTTTTAAAAAGAAAATTGGACGAAACCGTTGCGATGTTAAAATCAGCCGGAGATGAGTACCTGAGTGCAAGGGCTGTGGATATTCAGGATGCCTTTGAATCCGTCTTTGTCCATCTTCTCAAACAGGGGCCGAGGGATTCCCGATTTACAAAGGTTCCCAAGGGTGCGATTATTGCAGCCAAGCTGATAAAACCCTCTGAAGCCCTCTTGGTCAAAAATGCGGGAGTGAGCGGTATAATCATGGAAGAAGGCGGAGTTACCAGCCATATTTCGATTATGGCCCGCGCTTGGGATATCCCCATGCTTGTGGGCGTAAAAGACTGTATGGATTTTGCCAGAACAAATATGCCTGCAGCCCTCGATGCGGACGGCGGCTTTGTTTTGTTTAACCCTTCCAAAGCCCTCATAAAAGAATATGAGGTCCGTATAGAAAAAAGAAAGGCTGAAATTAAGGAGCTCTTGGAAGCTCAAAAAAACTACACCGAGCGCCTTTCGATTACAACAAAGGACGGGGTTAAGGTTTCGGTAAATGCAAACATTGCCTTCCCCGAAGAAATTGAAAATAAATTCGTTACCGTCTCGAACGGCATAGGCCTTTTCCGCTCCGAGTTTTTATTCTTAGAGGACGGAAAAATTCCCGATGAAGATACCCAATTTGAAGCCTATAAAAAAGTTGTTGAGGCAATGGGCAGAAAGCCGGTAATTATCCGCACCTTTGATGTGGGCGCCGACAAGATGATTGACGAACAAGAACATTTACGCGAAAAAAATCCTCTTCTCGGCTGGCGGGCAGTCCGCTATTGTATAGACAGAAAAGAAGTATTTAAAACTCAAATCAAGGCTATCCTAAGAGCCGGAGTATTCGGAAACGTTTTTCTTTTAATTCCTATGATTTCAAATATTGAAGAAATTATCGAAGTTAAAAAAATAATTGAGGAATGTAAGCTCGAATGTAATGCTGCCGGAAAAAAAATAATTGAAAAGGTCAATGTCGGAATCATGGTTGAAGTTCCTTCGACGGCTGTAGCTGCCGACCTCTATGCTCCGCATCTGGATTTCTTTTCTATCGGAACAAACGATCTTATTCAATACACGATGGCAGCAGACAGGGAAAACACAAAGGTTGCCTATCTTGCAAACTATTTTGAACCGGCTGTCCTGCGCCTTATCAAAAACGTCATCAATGCACAAAGATTTATAAAAGAGCAGGAAGGGCATTTGGTTTCGATGTGCGGCGAAATGGCCTCGCATGAAGATGCAGCCTTTTTGCTTTTAGGAATGGGCTTGCGGCATTTTAGTATGCCTGCCGGAAAAATTTTAAAAATGCAAAAGTTTATGCAGTCTGTAAATGTCAAGGATGCGGAAGCCTTATATGAAGAAATTAAAACTTTAAACTCCGCAGCTCAAATAAAAGAAAAGGTACAAAAAACATTGGAGAAATATTATGCCGAAAAATAA
- a CDS encoding IS3 family transposase has product MSRIMKKYGLIAKGGRKKTKKEIQQKKVQAKEKIMRQNLIIDKFSITVPNKLWCSDISEFRIANRKLYVCAIIDVATRRIVGRAIALHMRESIVHDAFKMAYGRNPHLAEQPYYHSDGGAQFTSKATTELIERAGFIKSVSRPGIPQDNQPIESVWKTIKREMPSIRHMRFDEAKMTIVKYIELYYNGARLHSSIGYQCPNDFYYKLAI; this is encoded by the coding sequence ATCAGCCGTATAATGAAAAAATATGGTTTAATAGCAAAAGGAGGTAGAAAGAAAACTAAAAAAGAGATTCAACAAAAGAAAGTTCAGGCAAAAGAAAAAATTATGAGACAGAATTTGATTATTGATAAGTTCTCCATAACTGTGCCGAACAAGCTGTGGTGCTCTGATATAAGCGAGTTTAGGATAGCAAACAGAAAGCTTTATGTTTGCGCAATAATTGATGTTGCAACAAGACGTATTGTAGGAAGGGCTATTGCTTTACACATGAGGGAAAGCATTGTACATGATGCTTTTAAAATGGCGTATGGAAGGAATCCTCATCTTGCTGAACAGCCTTATTATCATTCGGATGGAGGAGCTCAATTCACATCAAAAGCAACAACAGAGTTGATTGAAAGGGCGGGCTTTATCAAAAGTGTTTCCCGACCAGGGATACCGCAGGATAATCAGCCAATAGAGAGCGTTTGGAAGACGATAAAGCGAGAAATGCCTTCAATACGGCATATGAGATTTGATGAAGCAAAGATGACTATTGTCAAATATATTGAGCTTTATTATAATGGTGCGAGGCTTCATTCGAGCATCGGCTATCAATGCCCGAATGATTTTTACTATAAATTAGCAATTTAA
- a CDS encoding MerR family transcriptional regulator: MKSFSIGEVEKITGVKSHTLRYWEDNVPILQPKKDLGGRRLYSSHDLGIIYRLDYLINKKKYTVEGAAAEIINQSAAQGSVTAKISELRDQLLSIYEIIREEKNDGTK; this comes from the coding sequence ATGAAAAGTTTTTCGATAGGTGAGGTTGAAAAAATTACGGGAGTAAAGTCTCATACTCTAAGATATTGGGAAGATAACGTTCCTATCTTGCAGCCTAAAAAGGATTTAGGCGGAAGAAGATTGTACAGCTCACATGATTTGGGAATCATCTATCGGTTGGATTATTTAATAAATAAAAAGAAGTACACGGTTGAAGGTGCTGCTGCCGAGATAATAAATCAAAGTGCAGCTCAAGGCTCGGTTACAGCTAAAATATCCGAACTTAGGGATCAACTTTTAAGTATCTACGAAATTATACGGGAAGAAAAAAATGACGGAACAAAATAA
- a CDS encoding Imm12 family immunity protein gives MDFFLSAAIGGEITAEVDGAKIIHSLMIKMRKSLKEHFEKSSFEGLNKIKINVYIGADVSAYCEKTGISVSRYSSTKKEYTAEFCIDKNYWTLEPLLPIKKKFILIMENLLINSGELIEKKLKAAGCNFDCKLFKEIVLKSLAEV, from the coding sequence ATGGATTTTTTTTTGAGTGCCGCAATCGGCGGAGAAATTACGGCTGAGGTTGACGGAGCAAAAATCATTCATTCATTGATGATAAAAATGAGAAAATCTTTAAAAGAACATTTTGAAAAATCTTCTTTTGAAGGTCTTAATAAGATAAAAATCAATGTGTATATCGGCGCAGATGTTTCCGCTTATTGTGAAAAAACCGGTATTAGCGTAAGCCGGTATTCCAGTACAAAAAAAGAATATACGGCGGAGTTTTGTATCGATAAAAATTATTGGACTTTAGAACCCCTTCTTCCGATAAAAAAGAAATTTATTTTGATTATGGAAAATTTATTGATAAACTCAGGTGAACTGATCGAAAAAAAACTTAAAGCTGCCGGCTGCAATTTCGATTGCAAACTATTTAAAGAAATCGTTCTTAAAAGTTTAGCGGAGGTATAA